The Paenibacillus sp. RC334 nucleotide sequence AAGCTGGCTGTTTTTTAGATGACAGAAAGGCAGGGATGACGATGAGCAAGCCAAACTCGTATGGAGATAATCTTAGCGTAAACAACAAACGGACCTTTCATCCCCGACAGGGTCAGGATCAAACAAGGGATTTTGATGTGAATGAGCACCCTTTTGAACTGCGTCATGAGGTGAAGCGGCTTAATAAGCGCTTAGATCAAATAGCCGACATGCTGGAAAGAGTAGAATTTCGCGATGTATTGGAAACCTATTCCAATCCTAAAAAAAGGATCATCAGTAACCTGACCGCAGGCATTGCAAGGGGGCTTGGCCTTACGCTGGGTACGGTTGTCATACTCGCTCTGCTCGCTTGGCTGCTCAGCTTCCTTGTACAACTGAATCTTCCGATCATCGGAGATTTTATTGCCGAGCTGCTGGGCTATATTAAAATGAGCCAAGGCGGAAATTAGACGGCAAACGATCCATAGTAACCAGAGGTTCGTGCGTACACGTAGCCCATTACCATGGATCGTTTTTATCTGTACATTTTGGATGACTGAGCTAGAGCTTGTTGCGCTTGTTAGCTTTCAGCAAATCTCCTGTCCATCCCTTCATCATCAGCCAGCCGTACATCCCCACCATACTTAACAGGGTCGCCGCAATCACGGCGGTGAAGCCCCAGCCTGTTTTGATCCAGGGCAGGTTCTCGAAGTTCATGCCCCAAATGGCGCCCACTACGGTTGCAGGCGTAAATACGGCTGTTACAATGGTGAGTGTCTTCGTAATCTCATTTCCCCTAAATGCAGAAATGGCATCGTCAATGGAGATCAACGTGTCAATTTCCTTTTCATAATGCCGAAACAGCCCTTCCATTCGATTGACACGGTGAAGTAGCTGCTTAAAAAAGCGATTTTCCTCCAGCTC carries:
- a CDS encoding DUF5665 domain-containing protein; the protein is MTMSKPNSYGDNLSVNNKRTFHPRQGQDQTRDFDVNEHPFELRHEVKRLNKRLDQIADMLERVEFRDVLETYSNPKKRIISNLTAGIARGLGLTLGTVVILALLAWLLSFLVQLNLPIIGDFIAELLGYIKMSQGGN